A stretch of the Candidatus Jettenia sp. AMX2 genome encodes the following:
- a CDS encoding c-type cytochrome: protein MKKRSFILILLPTFYLTSLPNTHLSFQQQSDVPGTSDASDLFEKNCAKCHGKDGRAKGFRGRLTGARNLTDVNWQTMVTDEQIATAIKRGPGAMPGFGEKFSQVEIDSLVAYVRGLK from the coding sequence ATGAAAAAAAGAAGTTTCATACTAATTCTTTTACCAACCTTTTATCTGACCTCCCTGCCAAACACCCACCTGTCGTTTCAACAACAGAGCGATGTACCAGGCACATCGGATGCAAGTGACTTGTTCGAGAAGAATTGCGCAAAGTGTCACGGTAAAGATGGCCGAGCTAAGGGTTTCCGAGGTAGGTTGACTGGAGCACGAAATCTTACGGATGTAAACTGGCAAACAATGGTGACAGACGAGCAGATTGCAACCGCTATAAAGAGGGGTCCTGGAGCGATGCCAGGCTTTGGGGAAAAGTTTTCACAAGTAGAGATAGATTCGTTAGTTGCGTATGTGCGTGGGCTGAAGTAA
- a CDS encoding IS1634 family transposase: protein MRFVVVESTALQKQGEFACEEDALREIDKLRKQIKVDYHRLGFEREKRTVIEKRQHRGRPRAGEQLLQRESWTVNLSFQEDVERLSQSKQRLNKFILITNILDSSRMTDAEILKAYKGQSSVETNFKWAKNPAAVAPIFLKDPKRIAVLGFVYLVALMVYTLMQRQIRQSLKRDQKSIPGNKGLTDNPTGRVLF, encoded by the coding sequence ATGAGGTTTGTGGTAGTGGAATCAACCGCCCTTCAGAAACAGGGGGAATTTGCTTGTGAGGAGGACGCGCTGAGGGAAATTGATAAACTCAGAAAACAGATCAAGGTAGACTATCATAGATTGGGCTTTGAGAGGGAGAAGAGAACGGTTATTGAAAAAAGACAGCACAGAGGCCGACCAAGAGCAGGAGAACAACTTCTCCAGAGGGAGAGTTGGACAGTAAATCTCTCTTTTCAGGAAGACGTTGAGCGCCTCTCTCAGAGTAAGCAAAGACTGAACAAATTCATTCTGATAACGAATATTTTGGATTCTTCCCGGATGACTGATGCGGAGATTCTGAAGGCATACAAGGGACAGTCTTCTGTGGAGACAAACTTTAAATGGGCTAAGAATCCTGCAGCAGTAGCTCCTATCTTCCTGAAGGATCCAAAGAGAATTGCGGTCTTAGGATTTGTTTATCTGGTAGCCCTTATGGTATATACGCTGATGCAACGGCAGATAAGACAGTCACTGAAAAGGGATCAGAAGAGCATACCGGGTAATAAAGGACTAACTGATAATCCAACAGGGAGAGTACTGTTTTAA
- a CDS encoding lasso peptide biosynthesis B2 protein yields the protein MVNQTGILKKFRKNFCSFEEIWLFTQIFFSIIVLPIMLRLFTIPRLMRMLTPRNMKVYQDLEPKKLKTKAVKFTDYILSRNFLMSKNTCLKRSIVLYHFLRKLGIDVHICFGVRYNERLSDRETKKRLEGHAWLLYHGNIFLERNVEITKIYTLTYCFPEKMEQIG from the coding sequence ATGGTCAATCAGACCGGGATTCTAAAAAAATTTAGAAAAAACTTTTGCTCATTTGAAGAGATCTGGCTTTTTACCCAAATCTTCTTTTCCATTATTGTATTACCTATCATGCTCAGACTCTTCACCATTCCCAGGCTTATGAGAATGTTAACGCCTCGGAATATGAAGGTTTACCAGGACCTGGAACCAAAGAAATTAAAAACCAAGGCAGTGAAGTTTACGGACTATATTCTGAGCCGTAATTTCCTTATGTCCAAAAATACCTGTCTCAAACGCTCTATAGTTCTCTATCATTTTTTGCGTAAATTGGGGATTGATGTTCATATATGTTTTGGAGTTAGATACAACGAACGGTTATCTGATAGAGAGACAAAAAAGAGGCTTGAAGGCCATGCCTGGCTTCTTTATCATGGAAATATTTTCCTGGAAAGAAATGTGGAAATAACAAAAATTTATACGCTGACCTATTGCTTTCCCGAAAAGATGGAGCAAATTGGATAA
- a CDS encoding ASKHA domain-containing protein yields the protein MEYVKATFYPSNITGTIPKGATILEAARMLGVPIEGPCGGMGRCGKDIVQVKINNKLNNVLACRTQIETNIEVIIPLHEQDPLKTVEGFSAADVMKGGINSIVGKEVVADSRGCCITKVSLDDKIVSIGDGDTMTKSYGIALDIGTTTLVASLIDLYSGKVLEYASLLNPLVSYGHDVMSRIKYAASWEDGLRAMHRELITGINLLIETLCAKSNVRPENICQLTGAGNTTMQHIFLNREIKGIGEYPYKAEVLDVCTTTAESLGIGIAKYASVTTFPCISAYVGGDIVSGLLVVNPGDTEFPALFLDIGTNGELVLLLNGRIVASSTAAGPCFEGMTISSGMRAAEGAIERVSLEKEPFWGVIGSGTPKGICGSGLLDLVSELVRTGLVNSRGRLQNRNSETAANYKNYLFEKNGKRYFQLAAGVSVTQEDIRQVQLAKAAIRAGVEILFNKCNVKPEDMKTVIVAGAFGYHLKEECLFRTGFFPALKNARIFFVGNSSLEGAIRLLLNKELVNKATHIARTARVVELSHVPEFESTFIREISFPERENK from the coding sequence GTGGAATATGTAAAAGCAACCTTCTACCCTTCAAATATTACAGGAACAATACCAAAAGGCGCTACGATCCTGGAAGCAGCCAGGATGCTTGGCGTCCCTATCGAAGGTCCATGTGGCGGCATGGGCAGATGTGGAAAAGATATCGTGCAGGTAAAGATAAATAACAAGCTTAATAATGTACTTGCCTGCAGAACACAGATAGAGACAAACATTGAGGTAATTATTCCTTTACATGAACAAGATCCCTTGAAAACGGTTGAGGGCTTCTCTGCAGCGGACGTTATGAAGGGTGGTATTAATTCAATAGTAGGAAAAGAGGTTGTTGCGGATAGCCGGGGATGCTGTATCACAAAAGTCTCTCTTGACGACAAAATTGTTTCGATCGGGGACGGTGATACAATGACAAAATCCTATGGGATAGCCCTTGATATAGGCACAACAACCCTGGTAGCATCATTGATAGATCTTTATTCCGGAAAAGTGCTTGAATATGCCTCGTTACTCAACCCCCTTGTTTCTTATGGCCATGATGTCATGTCCAGAATAAAGTATGCTGCATCATGGGAGGACGGGCTCCGGGCAATGCATAGGGAACTTATCACGGGCATCAATTTGTTGATAGAAACCTTGTGCGCGAAGAGTAATGTGAGACCAGAGAATATCTGCCAGCTCACTGGGGCTGGCAATACTACGATGCAGCATATATTCCTGAATAGGGAGATAAAAGGGATTGGGGAGTATCCTTATAAGGCAGAGGTGCTTGATGTTTGTACAACAACAGCAGAAAGTCTCGGTATCGGTATCGCAAAATATGCATCTGTGACAACCTTTCCCTGTATTTCAGCATATGTCGGAGGAGACATAGTTTCAGGACTTCTTGTGGTAAATCCCGGAGATACTGAATTCCCTGCCCTTTTTCTGGACATAGGTACCAATGGTGAATTAGTTCTCCTGCTCAACGGCAGGATAGTAGCTTCGTCTACTGCCGCAGGTCCCTGTTTCGAGGGGATGACAATAAGCTCCGGCATGAGGGCAGCAGAAGGAGCGATTGAGCGTGTGAGCCTGGAAAAGGAACCCTTTTGGGGTGTCATAGGCAGTGGCACGCCAAAGGGTATCTGTGGAAGCGGGCTTTTGGATTTAGTATCGGAACTTGTGAGGACAGGGCTTGTCAACTCCCGGGGCCGTTTACAGAATAGGAATAGCGAGACTGCCGCAAACTATAAAAATTACCTGTTTGAAAAAAACGGGAAACGGTATTTTCAACTGGCAGCCGGCGTGTCCGTAACTCAGGAAGATATACGGCAAGTACAATTGGCGAAGGCAGCTATCAGGGCAGGGGTTGAAATCTTGTTTAACAAATGCAACGTAAAACCGGAGGATATGAAAACGGTCATCGTTGCAGGGGCATTTGGCTATCATCTGAAGGAAGAATGTCTTTTCAGGACAGGCTTTTTCCCGGCGTTAAAAAATGCAAGGATTTTCTTTGTTGGCAACTCAAGTTTGGAAGGGGCTATAAGGTTACTCCTGAACAAGGAACTGGTAAATAAGGCAACCCATATTGCCAGAACAGCCCGGGTAGTGGAATTGTCCCATGTTCCTGAGTTTGAAAGTACTTTTATCAGGGAGATATCCTTTCCTGAAAGAGAGAATAAATGA
- a CDS encoding DUF2442 domain-containing protein codes for MPTLTNNKTRTVFATGVRFDKNKLYVSLSDYKEICLPVDKIDWLGWLAKATSKQRANWSIESGGFAIYWKNLDDGIEVCHLLSMQPIF; via the coding sequence ATGCCTACTTTAACAAATAATAAAACTCGAACGGTATTTGCAACGGGAGTTCGTTTTGATAAAAACAAACTGTATGTTTCATTAAGTGACTACAAGGAAATCTGCCTGCCAGTTGACAAAATTGATTGGTTGGGTTGGTTGGCAAAAGCAACAAGCAAACAACGTGCAAATTGGTCTATAGAATCCGGTGGTTTTGCTATATACTGGAAAAATCTGGATGATGGTATTGAAGTATGTCATCTTTTAAGTATGCAACCAATATTTTAA
- a CDS encoding nucleotidyltransferase family protein, with protein sequence MNISHENRLLLCCLQASISRDTGNKITDIISLPLNWEEVLASASRHGIAPILHHSLVNIGKSYGVPREVMDQLRAAYHGNLARNMFLYAELRRILEALRDKDMKVIALKGAALAKTVYGDIGLRQMSDIDILVKKEDLPKALELLFQMGYGLCNNQEAQNQNIHIKELIKTYSRHVPALSHPQGIQKLDIHWTIPDSPFNIEGLWERAITIKIDKADVQVLSLEDLLLHLSLHTSVHHKFNDHGLKQLYDIAITINRHFHEIDWNQLLLHAYKWRTEKYLYLTLLLSREILGAKVPDGMLHALKPATFNETILLEAQKRILFQKTEKSDKKSSFEGIPHLDKIHPDYNLSKKISFIFKRIFIPSEELANLYSLPTSSWCIYLYYFVRFFSRLYHKIQRYIPFFLYLSVQRKGSPYFHNLDLWLIPSDIEKDSNNKEIENNNVI encoded by the coding sequence ATGAACATATCACATGAAAATAGGCTCTTACTCTGTTGCCTTCAGGCAAGCATCTCCCGGGATACAGGAAATAAAATTACGGACATAATAAGCCTGCCGTTAAACTGGGAAGAGGTCCTGGCGTCTGCTTCCCGGCATGGTATTGCGCCAATACTGCATCACAGCTTGGTGAATATCGGCAAGAGCTATGGTGTGCCCCGGGAAGTCATGGATCAGCTCAGGGCAGCATACCATGGAAATTTAGCCAGGAATATGTTCCTTTATGCAGAACTCAGGAGGATTTTAGAGGCGCTTCGTGATAAAGATATGAAAGTTATTGCTCTCAAGGGTGCGGCTCTGGCGAAAACGGTTTACGGGGATATTGGTTTAAGACAAATGAGTGACATAGATATCTTAGTCAAAAAGGAAGATTTACCGAAAGCTTTAGAATTGTTATTTCAAATGGGCTATGGTTTATGCAATAATCAGGAGGCTCAGAATCAAAATATTCACATAAAAGAACTGATTAAAACCTATAGTCGCCATGTACCTGCTTTGAGCCATCCACAAGGAATACAAAAACTGGATATACATTGGACAATACCAGACAGTCCATTCAATATAGAAGGTTTATGGGAAAGGGCAATAACCATAAAAATTGATAAGGCAGATGTACAAGTACTCTCCTTAGAAGACCTCCTGTTACATCTTTCTCTACATACTTCCGTTCATCACAAATTTAACGATCATGGATTAAAACAACTCTATGATATAGCAATAACTATTAATCGGCATTTTCATGAAATTGATTGGAACCAACTTCTCCTTCATGCTTATAAGTGGAGAACGGAGAAATACCTGTATCTAACTTTACTCCTTTCTCGGGAGATTCTTGGAGCAAAGGTGCCGGATGGAATGTTGCATGCCCTTAAACCAGCAACATTCAATGAAACGATACTCCTGGAAGCGCAAAAGCGCATCCTTTTCCAGAAAACAGAGAAATCCGATAAGAAATCTTCTTTTGAAGGCATTCCACATCTTGATAAAATTCATCCCGATTACAATCTATCGAAAAAAATTTCGTTCATTTTCAAAAGAATATTTATTCCTTCCGAAGAATTGGCAAATCTTTACTCCCTGCCAACGTCTTCCTGGTGCATTTACCTTTATTATTTTGTTCGTTTTTTCTCACGACTCTATCATAAGATTCAGCGCTATATTCCATTTTTTCTTTACCTGTCAGTGCAGAGAAAAGGTTCCCCTTACTTTCATAATTTAGACCTCTGGCTAATTCCATCAGACATAGAAAAAGATAGTAATAATAAAGAGATAGAAAACAATAACGTAATATAA
- a CDS encoding right-handed parallel beta-helix repeat-containing protein yields the protein MFNIRIGIKKVLKINIQNTIIGLIATVLFWTILNTDQAKGHACWPDGWEDMEIEAKWETADPSVPICNDGMPNPDATYNTIIAAFPNGGTYSTANTYTLNVLDDGISRKYVDIYYDNAEDELSNSLHVLRHRTRYTTRPPASSNCPETLEQATLREDWERVQYKSTPFLFTPIWFRLEAGNACNVWDRRNENLCDEQSVPDIMAGNLPTHPAIQRLLMDHPDFDFSTNKPFLEVTQWRYRVEFLDDTGNPVYEMTLDQVTTKQLPGGDTTFSVEVELEAIKENKDVNDIMELFTIAAQLQDEFNLIPSTKSKGGIEVPGRISVPPGDVASLINAINKANSNGESTIIHLEGGTYTMTEVNNNTDGDNGLPSIISNITITHCDNANPIIERDVSEFTPSFRIFHIAGTGTLELEGITVMKGATAAEQVPENLEHDGGGIKNFGELTIKNCTVSNNMAGDDGGGIYNAGTAIIISSIISNNIAHSSYGGIWNLGTMTIINSAISNNQSIGRTVSAGGGIGNNGDLTLSSCTVKDNADNGGSGGGGGGIVNFGNLTINNTDICGNYSIFEGGGIHHRTGSMTIINSTIANNTVPYHYGGGIWVNFQAPCLLINCTVSKNSAGSGGGGIASPVGSTSVKIQNTIIAGNTAQQGAAQDCFGDIISLGNNLIGNTTGRHVNIILQPSDLTGYPGLGTFTNNGTPGNGHFPLLASSPAIDAGNNDACPETDQLGMPRVDGRCDIGAIEFFPIVNDLVSEAKEERTTSYNPVPVPNGPAGTFTITATFTNESSTPIQNPFFKVVELTSGNLLLNADGGAGGVGATLTPDVGDDGVLSPGESFTAEFVIGLQERKRFRFFVDILGVEEAGETFASQVAELRSTNPETRRAKFRRGSMATRISGNGFFGRFRP from the coding sequence ATGTTTAACATAAGGATTGGTATAAAGAAGGTTCTCAAGATTAATATTCAAAATACCATTATAGGACTGATTGCTACCGTGCTATTTTGGACAATATTGAACACAGATCAAGCAAAAGGACATGCATGTTGGCCTGATGGTTGGGAGGATATGGAAATCGAAGCCAAATGGGAAACAGCAGATCCATCAGTTCCAATATGTAACGATGGTATGCCGAACCCTGATGCAACATATAACACGATAATCGCTGCATTTCCAAATGGAGGCACGTATTCGACAGCAAATACATATACCTTGAACGTTCTAGATGATGGTATATCCAGGAAGTACGTAGATATATATTACGATAACGCAGAGGATGAACTGAGCAATAGCCTCCATGTTCTCAGGCATCGGACCAGATATACCACGAGGCCACCGGCCTCGAGTAATTGCCCGGAAACATTGGAACAGGCAACCTTACGAGAGGATTGGGAACGAGTTCAGTACAAAAGTACACCTTTCCTATTTACGCCAATATGGTTTCGGTTAGAGGCCGGTAACGCGTGTAACGTTTGGGATCGAAGAAATGAAAACTTATGCGATGAGCAATCAGTTCCAGACATCATGGCAGGGAACCTTCCAACGCATCCTGCAATACAACGACTCCTGATGGATCATCCTGACTTCGATTTCAGCACGAATAAACCGTTCTTAGAAGTTACTCAATGGCGTTACCGAGTTGAGTTTTTAGACGATACCGGTAATCCTGTGTACGAGATGACTCTCGATCAGGTAACCACTAAGCAGCTTCCTGGTGGGGATACAACCTTCTCTGTTGAAGTAGAACTTGAGGCCATTAAAGAAAATAAAGACGTCAATGATATTATGGAGTTATTTACCATAGCAGCCCAGTTGCAAGACGAGTTCAACCTCATACCTTCAACGAAGAGCAAGGGTGGAATAGAAGTTCCTGGAAGAATTAGTGTCCCACCAGGTGATGTTGCCTCATTGATAAATGCAATCAATAAAGCAAACAGCAATGGTGAAAGTACAATCATTCACTTAGAAGGAGGCACTTATACCATGACGGAAGTGAATAACAACACTGACGGTGACAATGGCTTACCTTCTATTATAAGCAACATAACCATCACCCATTGTGATAATGCTAATCCAATTATAGAAAGGGATGTAAGTGAATTCACACCCTCTTTTCGAATCTTTCACATAGCTGGTACGGGAACACTGGAACTCGAAGGAATAACCGTTATGAAAGGCGCTACTGCTGCTGAACAAGTTCCTGAGAATCTAGAACATGACGGCGGTGGTATCAAGAATTTCGGCGAACTGACAATAAAAAACTGCACCGTCAGCAACAACATGGCCGGTGACGATGGTGGAGGCATCTATAACGCAGGCACGGCAATAATTATCAGTAGCATCATCAGCAACAATATAGCCCATTCCAGTTATGGTGGCATCTGGAACCTGGGAACGATGACAATTATCAACAGCGCCATAAGCAACAATCAGAGTATAGGAAGAACAGTTAGTGCTGGTGGGGGAATCGGAAATAATGGAGATTTAACGTTAAGCAGTTGCACAGTCAAAGACAATGCTGACAATGGTGGCTCTGGTGGTGGCGGCGGTGGTATTGTTAATTTTGGAAACCTGACGATTAATAACACCGATATTTGTGGTAATTATTCTATTTTCGAGGGGGGAGGAATACACCACAGAACCGGCTCAATGACAATTATTAACAGCACAATCGCTAATAACACTGTACCATACCACTATGGTGGTGGCATATGGGTTAATTTTCAAGCACCATGCTTGCTCATCAACTGTACCGTCAGCAAAAACAGCGCCGGTAGTGGCGGCGGCGGAATTGCTTCACCTGTAGGAAGCACAAGCGTAAAAATACAAAACACCATCATTGCTGGAAATACAGCCCAACAAGGGGCGGCGCAAGATTGTTTCGGTGATATCATATCACTGGGCAATAATCTTATTGGCAATACTACCGGTAGGCACGTCAACATCATCCTTCAACCAAGTGACCTAACAGGGTACCCAGGTTTGGGTACTTTCACCAATAACGGAACACCGGGCAATGGCCACTTCCCACTACTCGCCTCTAGCCCTGCCATCGATGCGGGCAACAATGATGCCTGCCCTGAAACCGATCAACTTGGTATGCCCCGGGTTGATGGTCGGTGCGACATTGGTGCGATTGAGTTCTTCCCGATTGTTAACGACTTGGTTTCTGAAGCGAAAGAAGAAAGGACTACGTCTTATAACCCCGTTCCTGTCCCTAATGGCCCAGCGGGGACATTCACCATTACAGCAACGTTCACCAACGAGAGTTCTACTCCTATACAAAATCCATTCTTTAAAGTTGTAGAACTTACCAGTGGGAATTTGCTTCTTAATGCCGATGGCGGCGCAGGCGGTGTTGGTGCCACTTTAACCCCTGATGTAGGAGATGATGGAGTACTGTCGCCAGGCGAATCTTTTACAGCGGAGTTTGTTATTGGTCTTCAAGAACGCAAGCGTTTTCGATTCTTTGTTGATATTTTAGGGGTTGAGGAAGCAGGAGAAACATTTGCTTCTCAAGTTGCAGAACTTCGATCAACAAACCCTGAAACAAGGCGTGCAAAATTCAGGAGAGGATCGATGGCTACAAGAATTAGTGGCAATGGATTCTTTGGCAGGTTCCGTCCGTAA
- a CDS encoding DUF4277 domain-containing protein gives MPGNNFFKILTTRKLDHLPLVSACMRYLEIGQIIDELVDSHKLNCVSKSKGIGRGR, from the coding sequence ATGCCGGGGAATAATTTTTTTAAAATTCTTACTACCAGGAAACTTGATCACCTTCCTTTAGTATCTGCTTGTATGCGATACCTGGAAATTGGTCAGATTATCGATGAACTGGTTGATTCTCATAAACTTAATTGTGTAAGTAAGAGCAAAGGCATAGGCAGAGGCAGATGA
- a CDS encoding DUF433 domain-containing protein, producing MDNRIEVNPDICHGQPCIKGTRIMVYIIIELLEAGLTHDDITKDYYPQITKDDIKQCLHYASLRTTMTTPSKEDLSYYRNRDTE from the coding sequence ATGGACAACCGTATAGAAGTGAATCCGGATATATGTCATGGTCAACCCTGTATAAAAGGGACAAGGATTATGGTATATATTATTATCGAACTTCTCGAAGCTGGTTTAACACACGATGACATTACAAAGGATTATTATCCACAGATAACAAAAGACGATATAAAACAATGCTTGCATTATGCCTCTTTAAGAACTACCATGACAACACCTTCAAAGGAAGACTTGTCGTATTATCGAAACAGGGATACAGAATAA
- a CDS encoding radical SAM protein, which yields MKNAHIVFELTNNCNLQCFHCMRDKSAPPGYLPLEIIKKVLGESKLVNNIDIVSFTGGEPTLHPQLPEILKIVSHLGYSFGLVTNGWHFPDTYRVLLPYKSILKGITFSLDGAKEETHDRLRGKGSYRRVMQAVSICIVRDIPFTFNTSVTSHNYGELKEVAELVSKLGSRGLRFGHLMPTPLTARHKLDLPLDKQREVENTVSLLQGTFPLRIAMAPRDYITPNPPCTPLRMEEFNIDWRGNLTLCCNLSGYGSGEKDGDIIGNLCQMSYSEAYGRLVTLNRKFCNDKRQDNRYEDSDSFPCWYCLNYFKKMDWLKEFPGNPWSRMVWTEGVFA from the coding sequence ATGAAGAATGCACACATAGTTTTTGAACTCACCAACAACTGCAATCTGCAATGTTTTCACTGCATGAGGGACAAATCAGCTCCTCCGGGATATCTGCCTTTAGAGATTATCAAAAAGGTCCTGGGAGAGAGTAAACTGGTCAATAACATTGATATTGTCTCCTTCACCGGCGGTGAACCTACGTTACACCCACAACTACCGGAGATACTTAAAATAGTTTCCCATTTGGGGTACAGTTTCGGTTTGGTGACCAATGGTTGGCATTTCCCTGATACATATCGTGTACTATTACCATACAAATCAATACTCAAAGGGATTACCTTTAGTCTGGATGGTGCGAAGGAAGAGACACATGACAGGCTTCGTGGGAAGGGCTCATATCGTAGGGTAATGCAGGCGGTAAGTATTTGTATTGTGAGAGATATTCCCTTTACCTTTAATACGAGTGTAACATCCCATAATTATGGTGAGCTAAAAGAAGTGGCAGAATTAGTAAGTAAACTAGGAAGCCGCGGATTAAGATTTGGCCATCTTATGCCCACACCGTTAACAGCAAGGCATAAATTGGATTTACCGCTTGATAAACAAAGGGAGGTGGAAAATACTGTCTCTTTACTCCAGGGTACTTTTCCTTTACGTATCGCTATGGCACCCAGGGATTATATTACTCCAAATCCCCCATGTACCCCCTTGCGGATGGAAGAATTCAACATCGACTGGCGCGGCAATCTTACCCTATGCTGCAATTTATCCGGATACGGAAGTGGTGAAAAAGATGGTGATATAATAGGTAATTTATGTCAGATGAGTTATTCCGAGGCTTATGGGCGTCTAGTTACGTTGAATAGAAAGTTTTGCAATGATAAGAGGCAGGATAATAGATATGAGGACTCTGACTCCTTCCCCTGCTGGTACTGTTTAAATTATTTCAAAAAGATGGACTGGCTTAAAGAGTTTCCAGGAAACCCCTGGTCTCGTATGGTCTGGACGGAAGGGGTATTTGCATAA
- a CDS encoding TIGR00730 family Rossman fold protein, translating to MKDKKKKETFPSASEDAQVAESYTPTPQTLSPSYRLAYRDTDFLLREELRPTRLQLELLKPELILKEHEIENTVVIFGSARIPDPEVAQKQLAEAEADAGRDSSNVVLARRAKIMRNIAANSKYYTEARKLSSIISRAGNALSDSRLVVITGGGPGIMEAANRGALDAGAESIGLNIVIPYEQKPNEYITPELSFQFHYFAIRKMHFLIRAIALVVFPGGFGTLDELFETLTLIQTKKIKPIPVLIFGKEFWDRIVNFNAMVEGGTISPEDLELFQYVETAEEAWEVISRACNGFKNEKQSNQQ from the coding sequence ATGAAAGACAAAAAGAAAAAAGAGACCTTTCCCTCGGCATCAGAGGATGCTCAGGTTGCTGAATCATATACACCGACACCACAAACACTTTCGCCTTCATACCGGCTGGCATACAGGGACACCGATTTTCTGCTCAGGGAAGAACTCAGGCCAACCCGCCTTCAGCTTGAGTTGCTGAAACCTGAACTGATACTGAAGGAACACGAGATTGAAAATACTGTCGTTATCTTTGGAAGCGCCAGGATTCCGGATCCAGAGGTTGCCCAAAAACAATTGGCTGAGGCAGAGGCTGATGCCGGAAGAGACTCTTCCAACGTAGTGCTTGCACGCAGAGCGAAGATAATGCGCAATATTGCTGCAAACTCAAAATATTATACGGAAGCCAGAAAGCTTTCTTCCATTATTTCACGGGCCGGTAATGCATTATCAGATTCCAGGCTGGTGGTTATTACAGGAGGTGGTCCCGGGATAATGGAAGCTGCAAACCGGGGCGCTCTTGATGCAGGCGCTGAAAGTATCGGCCTTAATATAGTTATACCTTATGAACAGAAACCAAATGAATATATAACACCTGAACTGTCATTCCAATTCCATTATTTTGCAATACGGAAAATGCATTTTCTTATAAGGGCAATAGCCCTTGTCGTTTTTCCGGGTGGGTTCGGCACACTTGACGAGTTGTTTGAAACTTTAACGCTTATACAGACAAAGAAGATCAAACCCATTCCTGTGCTTATTTTTGGAAAGGAGTTCTGGGACCGTATTGTAAATTTCAATGCCATGGTAGAAGGAGGTACTATCTCACCGGAAGATTTAGAACTCTTTCAGTATGTTGAGACGGCGGAGGAAGCATGGGAGGTTATATCAAGGGCTTGTAATGGCTTTAAAAATGAAAAGCAATCAAACCAGCAGTAA
- a CDS encoding PqqD family protein, whose protein sequence is MLELNQRVKPDPDVVITELEDKEAVLLHLGTKMYFTLNETGLRIWQMLNSGLTPEEVIERFLSEFDVSPEKARESILNLVNELIREKLVKVL, encoded by the coding sequence ATGCTAGAGTTAAATCAGCGGGTAAAACCCGACCCTGATGTCGTTATCACGGAGTTAGAAGACAAAGAGGCAGTCCTTCTGCATCTGGGAACGAAGATGTATTTCACCTTGAATGAAACGGGACTGCGTATCTGGCAAATGCTCAATAGCGGTCTTACGCCTGAGGAGGTAATCGAAAGATTTTTAAGTGAATTTGATGTTTCACCTGAAAAGGCCAGAGAAAGCATCCTAAATCTTGTGAACGAACTTATTCGCGAGAAATTAGTAAAGGTTTTATAG